Genomic DNA from Chanos chanos chromosome 6, fChaCha1.1, whole genome shotgun sequence:
TTGCTTAAAGTACAGTAAAGCCTGTCACACTTTGTAACACAGCAACATAGTTTGTGTTCAAAATCGTCAGTAAAAAGATAAACCGACATAGTGTGAGGGGCAACATGATTCTTAATGGGTTGTAATATCTCTGAGTCACATTAGGCTTAGCCGACATGTTTCTTTGCACCTGCTTTGCTGAAACTCACCGTTTCTCTGCATCCAGATCACAGCACAGTGCAGCCATGGGGAAAAAAGCTGGAGGGCAATCGGAAGGGCAGTAGTGTTCCAAGAATCCCTTCACGTTTAGCCCAAAATCCATGGCCCGAGGCAAGTAATCCGGATCTGCATTCACTCGCCCAATAATCTGAAAGAGACGGTAAAGAGATGCTGTCAGGGGGCCCCCAATGCTAAAACAAAATTATCCCAGATCAGGTTTCCTTTGCTCTCGCCTGCTGTGATCATTATGGGTTAAAAGCCAAACTCATCCCTAGTGTGTATTTAGGTTGAGACGCTGCACTTAACTTGTGCCAGACAGAAAGACCACCTTCCAAGAGAgacctccaccacctccaggTCTGGTCAATGACAACCTAAAGCAAACTTCCTTTCTAACTATGGGCCTTTGACATAATTCAGTAATGACCAACTTCTGGTGACCGCTAGCCTATTTTGGGACTTTTACAGTGTCGTTCAGCCAGACTGGCAGGACAGAGCCTTAATGGGTACCATACTGGTGTTTCCCATTAAAGAGTTTTCCCTGGAATCTTATATGTAGTGAGGAGCTATTTAAAACTTTTACAGCACGCTAGCGCAATGATTATTCCTGCAGATCTGTGCTGGGGCACTCACCTCACATAGCATGATCCCGAAAGAGAAGATGTCCACTCTCTCATCGTAGCTCTTACCTAGAGACCAGCCAAAGCAAGCACGGACACATCAGATATACAGTTCTCTGATGTTTTAGTTGGCTAAACTTAAGCTAAAAAATGTGACATAGTTGCGTTATATTACCGGTTTACTTAGTGCTATGTCTACAAAGAACTTTTTGGATCACTCTCTAAAGGTGTTTTTTCATAGTGACATGCAAATGTACCTCAAACAGTTTAGAGGCCATTATGTTTTCTTCCTCGTATTTTACCACAATctaacaaaacacttttttttgcaCTTACCGTTGATCATCTCTGGAGCCATCCAGTAAGGGTTACCGACAACGGTGTACCTCTTTCTCCTGTCAGGCTTCTTCATCCCTTGGATGTTCCCTGAGGACATTTTATCCTGGTTCTTGTCTTCTACCATGAGGCGAGCGAGGCCAAAATCAGCCACCACAACGCTGTTGTTCTGCAACGAGATATATACCGAAATTTTAACAAATGCCATTCAATTCTCCTTCCAATTCCTTCGTGGTAAAATGTCTTTTTACCCCTTAAGACTTTCCCCATCTACAGCCTAAAGACATTACTTCCAAAATATATATAAGAGACAAACAGACTCGCGCTTTTTCAGGAGGATATTTGGCAATTGCAAACATACTCTgactttctttctgtttcttttaggCTGTGGATGGAAGGCTGACAAAGGACATACCTTGAAGTCTCTGGAGATTCTatgcttataaaaaaaaacctctctatACTGCCCAttgtacaaaaacaaagaacatccTGTGTCTTCGCTAAGGAATCCAAGGGCCTCATTCTTTGCCTTCTACATTCCCTCAACGTCTAACAAAACCCAGTGTCATCAGGACACACAGGTGCAGCGGTCTaatccacagagaaaacaaacggTGTACGTGTATTTCGTTGTTAGCACTCACCTCTCTGACAAGACAGTTGTGTGAATTCAGATCGCGGTGGATGATGTTCATGGAATGCAGATAGGCCTGATTGACAGAGAAGCAAACAGAGGGGTCACCAATAGCATAAATCCAGTGAAAGCATAAGGTACAAGTTGTgcactgtttgtctttctggATCATGGCTATATGTTCAAGAGCTTTGTAACTGAGTGATATATAGTCACATGCTGTGTTAAACAGAGGGCTAAGTCAGTGGAATGAAAAGACTCCACAAATGCACTAATCTTGGAATTCATGGCTTTTGTGTTTGCATTGGTAAAATCCAACAGTCATATGACTCATGATTTTTATGGTCTCGCAAagaccacaaggtggcagtgtgagtgagaggaacTGGCGGATACTCTGCATTATACTGACTGACGTAAAATCAGTAATTAAGTGGTATGCTGATGGAGGATGTCTGTAGACTACACACTCACCATCCCAGAGGCAATGTCCTTGGCAAAACTCACTCTCTGGTTCCAGGGATAGTTGCTGTCCTGTTCACACAAAATACCGCAAATAAAGCAAAACTTTAAATCTATGCTCAGACAATGATTTTTGTAAACACtcagatataaaaataataacacacatacaagtttttgatatttctctccctttgaGCTACACCGTTctggaaatacacacacacacacacacacacacacacataaacacacatatatatacacaaactcacataccATTTTCTTGATGATATCTCTCAGGGTGCCTCCTTTGATGTACTCTGCAATGAAGTTAAGCCTCTTGTCCTTGTAGAGGACCCCGATGAACTTGAGCACATTTGGGTGGTCTAGACAACGCATCACTTTAACCTGCAGGCAAAAGGATCAAGGAATAGGTTAATGTACTTTAATGCCACTTCCCTGGTTATCTTTTAACGGCCTCTAACGTATTTTGGGATTGAAAAAGCCTTTAGTTTCAGCTTTCAGGACTCCAAATAGCCTTCAGATACACTTGTGTATACTTAAAATGTCAGTAGTGAGCATTGGAAAGGCGATTTGAGGTGGtctaagtttaaaaaaaaaacatattctcatctatatatatatatgtatatatgtgtgtgtgtgtgtgtgtgtgtatatatatatatatatatacatatatacatatatatatacacacacacacacacatatatatatatacacacacacacacacacacatatatgcatacatatatatatatatatatatatatatatacacaaaaagTTAGACAAACATTATTTTGCATGAGTGGTCTGTTGAAGGGCAAGAATTTAAGGTTACATCATCTCCACTCCAAAATATTCACATGATGGTTACTGGAGACCAGAGCTGGCAATAGAGAACAGTTCTGCGAAACTGCCACACACCGTTTCATTTCCAGGAGTACCAGTATACTAGAGCTGGGTGACATGCCAAAAAGTCGTTATCGTGGTCAATCAAAATAAAGCctatttgtcttttaaaaaggAACATAGTGTCAAGTAATTTTAGAAACAAACAATATAACGGAATGTGTGTAAATAGGGGTCTCTGATGTCACTTTCAGTAATTTCATTGTGTGGCCTATTTCACCACTACAGTCtcaaattgagaaaaaaaaaataaggtataaaaataaatacCCTCATTAGGCTCTACAATCTattctgttcaaacacacataaaaactgaaacaacTGAATTTATACTCTGCTTCTTATCGCACTTGATTACTGAAAGTGCCGTAGGCCCGTAGTAAAGCATTCAACCTGGTATGGCCATATTCAATAACAAGTTACAATCTTGAATACTTGTATTTGAGAACAGGTACTTTTTCACtgcttttcactttgtttttccctttggtGTTGCATTCCTCCCTCATAAGGAATGAGGTAGACCTGTTTAccaaattaactttctttaATAAGTCCCTGAATAGCAGCATGGAACACTGTGCAGCTGGAGCAGTAACTGTGTtcccctgtaaaaaaaaacctttcctcCCTTTTACTGCTGAGTTAACAACCGCGCTGTGAAATACATCAATTAAAAAGTAAGAAATGATTCTCTCATAAACGAGTCCCAGACAAAGGCACGCTGGGGttgtaatttaaataaaaagggTTTTAGTATTTTGTCCATCTATTcctttaaaataatttgttgaattTCTGAGTAGTTCTCATCcccatccatttttttttgtagttagAACTTGTTATTTCTCACTCTTACAGTGTATTGTCAATGTTTTGGTCAGCTGATCTTGGCTGATCTCCATGTCATCTGCACACAGCCGAGGAACTGTGTATATCCTACATAGATCAAAAAGGCGTGGCTGAAAAGAGTACAGACGGTGCTTTAAACTGTACTAAACTCTGACTCACCTCCTTAAGGAACGTCCTTTGAGTTTCGTCATCAAAGCGAATGAGTTCCTTCATCACCATCACCTCGCCCGTCTCCCTGTGCGTCacctggggggggtgggggggggggggggggggcaaacaaaaaaaccagagGCCTGTGACATCATAAACAAGAGCCAATGGCAACGTGCCCTCAGACACCCCAGAAGGCAGGGCAGTCACCTCATTTTACCCCAGCTGGCTAGCATGTGTTACCGATTGAGCCACACATGAAAAACACCCTGTTTCCTCCCCAAAGCCCTTCCGGAAATTTACACCACGCCTGAACGCACCTCGCGAGCAAAAgcacacaataaacacaagcAGGTCCTCGTAATAGCTTTCTGAGTCAAAATCATCCAAATGTGCAAAGAAAGTCTGATATGAAAAGTAAAGCTATGTGGTCATGGGAGCTGTCTGATATTTACAAGGTTAATCTGCAATGTTGTAatgctgccacctgctggttgTATGCATGTACATCAATTAGTCAGTACAGTAACAAGCTGCCATTCTACAGTTATCCACTGGTAATCGAAATATACTGATAATCTGtgcctaaaaaaaaagattagcaAAGCCCAGCAGCAGGAAGTAACAAAGCAAATGTAAATCTATGTAAATTGTTAGAAAGTAAACATTAACTCCAGCTTCTGGTGGAAGATAAAGCCCTTTTATCATCCTGTCATTTTCATGCAAATAACTGTACACCCTTTTATGACAGGAAGTATGGAAAatatgtggtgtgtggtgtgtgtgtggttgcaggtgtgcatgcgtgtgtgtgtgtgtgtgtgtgtgtgtgtgcgtgcatgcgtgtgtgcgtgcgtgtgtgtgtgtgtgtgtgtgtgtgtgtgtatgccaggCTAAATACCTTGATTGCCTGGCCAAAGCAGCCCTTCCCCAGAACCTCTCCGTGGATGAGGTCCGAGGGTCTGAAGATTCGGTGGGTGCGGTTGGACACCACTCGGAGAGACTCAGAACGGCCGATGTCTTTCCTCAGTGATAGCGGTGATGCGGCATTGCTGGAGCATGGCGATTTGTCAATACTGTAGCTCCGTCTGAGGAGACGAACACGAGAGAGATGCAAACACAGTCAGGACGTCTTTTTGAGGAACATACTCAAaagtttgtttgatttgaagaaacagtttaaaaaaggacaaaaagagaaatgacatgGCTCAGCAGAATTTACTTTGGTCCAGTAAGCTGTTAACAAGCATTGCAATGAGCATTGTTAGGTACTGCTGGTAACCAGATACTATAGAGACTTACAAGACAAAATCTAAGTCAAAACCACCACAGAGCGTGAAACAGAATGGACCCAGTATGTCGTGCACTTAATTAATGAATCTCTGAGGGTTCttaaaaagactaaaaaaaattTCCCCCTAGCGAGCAATATTAACTGTAACCCAACTTCCATAAAAGAACTGTTGATCAGTCAGCGTGTTACAGAATAAAGGGTGCGTGCCACACTGTACTGAGATCAGTGCTTACGTGATCATGCGTGAGCGGAGACTGTTGACATCCTGATTGGGGGGCTGTGTGATGGGACTCAGGGGACTGGGGCATTCGGACAGAGGGCTGGGGCCGTCCACCT
This window encodes:
- the limk1a gene encoding LIM domain kinase 1a isoform X1 encodes the protein MRLMLLCCTWKDERMGEDEAGGSLPVCAGCRHRIYDEQYLQALNTDWHTMCFRCCECSASLSHWYYERDGRLFCKKDYWAKFGELCHGCSEPITTGLIMVAGEQKYHPECFTCLNCRAFIGDGDTYALVERSKLYCGHCYYQTIVTPVNLPDSPSSRIPHTVTLVSIPASTDGKRGFSVSIDQGTSPNGYGHEHNHTVRVSEVDSECISPDVKNSIHVGDRILEINGTPIRNVPLDEIDLLIQETSRLLQLTIEHDPHDQGGSEEDQVDGPSPLSECPSPLSPITQPPNQDVNSLRSRMITRSYSIDKSPCSSNAASPLSLRKDIGRSESLRVVSNRTHRIFRPSDLIHGEVLGKGCFGQAIKVTHRETGEVMVMKELIRFDDETQRTFLKEVKVMRCLDHPNVLKFIGVLYKDKRLNFIAEYIKGGTLRDIIKKMDSNYPWNQRVSFAKDIASGMAYLHSMNIIHRDLNSHNCLVRENNSVVVADFGLARLMVEDKNQDKMSSGNIQGMKKPDRRKRYTVVGNPYWMAPEMINGKSYDERVDIFSFGIMLCEIIGRVNADPDYLPRAMDFGLNVKGFLEHYCPSDCPPAFFPMAALCCDLDAEKRPAFAKLEEWLENLKMHLEIKLPIVSELEQVNRAFWEKHSASENGLHTHPEQPE
- the limk1a gene encoding LIM domain kinase 1a isoform X2 — protein: MRLMLLCCTWKDERMGEDEGGSLPVCAGCRHRIYDEQYLQALNTDWHTMCFRCCECSASLSHWYYERDGRLFCKKDYWAKFGELCHGCSEPITTGLIMVAGEQKYHPECFTCLNCRAFIGDGDTYALVERSKLYCGHCYYQTIVTPVNLPDSPSSRIPHTVTLVSIPASTDGKRGFSVSIDQGTSPNGYGHEHNHTVRVSEVDSECISPDVKNSIHVGDRILEINGTPIRNVPLDEIDLLIQETSRLLQLTIEHDPHDQGGSEEDQVDGPSPLSECPSPLSPITQPPNQDVNSLRSRMITRSYSIDKSPCSSNAASPLSLRKDIGRSESLRVVSNRTHRIFRPSDLIHGEVLGKGCFGQAIKVTHRETGEVMVMKELIRFDDETQRTFLKEVKVMRCLDHPNVLKFIGVLYKDKRLNFIAEYIKGGTLRDIIKKMDSNYPWNQRVSFAKDIASGMAYLHSMNIIHRDLNSHNCLVRENNSVVVADFGLARLMVEDKNQDKMSSGNIQGMKKPDRRKRYTVVGNPYWMAPEMINGKSYDERVDIFSFGIMLCEIIGRVNADPDYLPRAMDFGLNVKGFLEHYCPSDCPPAFFPMAALCCDLDAEKRPAFAKLEEWLENLKMHLEIKLPIVSELEQVNRAFWEKHSASENGLHTHPEQPE